From a region of the Streptomyces sp. NBC_01454 genome:
- a CDS encoding DUF4232 domain-containing protein: MLRIRIRIRPRTAVAASAAVLAALSLSACDGSSSDARSPGHAAADAATARPGDNADGKENGSNNGSNNNGSGKESGSGSSSSAGKNSAPANSPAAGKAPGQASGSSDACTGDNVTAVITKVPRPLNHLLLTITNKGSRSCNAYFAPSLRFDDEQSATQVNEDSKPQAVATVAPGRSVYASVLLSSAAGGTHGRTARKLTVYFTPRSGSGSTGAPVTLSLPTGTHKDDNASVTYWQNSAADALQF, encoded by the coding sequence ATGCTCCGCATCCGCATCCGCATCCGCCCCCGTACCGCCGTCGCCGCGTCCGCTGCCGTCCTGGCCGCGCTGTCCCTGAGCGCCTGTGACGGCTCGTCGTCGGACGCCCGCTCCCCGGGGCACGCCGCCGCCGACGCGGCCACTGCGCGCCCGGGAGACAACGCCGACGGCAAGGAGAACGGCAGCAACAACGGCAGCAACAACAACGGCAGCGGCAAGGAAAGCGGCAGCGGCTCGTCCTCCAGCGCAGGGAAGAACTCGGCCCCGGCGAACAGTCCGGCCGCGGGGAAGGCCCCTGGCCAGGCGTCCGGTTCGTCCGATGCCTGCACGGGGGACAACGTGACGGCCGTGATCACCAAGGTGCCGCGCCCCCTCAACCACCTGCTGCTGACGATCACCAACAAGGGCTCCCGCTCCTGCAACGCCTACTTCGCGCCGTCCCTGCGCTTCGACGACGAACAGTCCGCCACGCAGGTCAACGAGGACAGCAAGCCGCAGGCCGTGGCGACGGTCGCCCCGGGCCGGTCCGTGTACGCGTCCGTCCTGCTCAGCAGCGCGGCCGGCGGAACCCATGGCCGCACCGCCCGGAAGTTGACGGTGTACTTCACGCCGCGCAGCGGTTCCGGTTCGACCGGTGCACCGGTGACCCTCAGCCTGCCCACCGGTACGCACAAGGACGACAACGCCTCGGTCACCTACTGGCAGAACTCGGCGGCCGACGCGCTGCAGTTCTGA
- a CDS encoding radical SAM/SPASM domain-containing protein, which yields MQNSMYQSSRYVRTLRAAGNRDFTSFGGRLDSYEGDERTMAFHALFGNARLIDRDIVELLKEASQGTSWDRLRERADDDALRDLVEARFLVEAGHDEAAEIDGLLESRRSALGSGVFHSSIQLVLTNACNFSCQGCFAYNFDGGVEERNTSGESVKPGPVLVELRRTREVTGPTRQDSGPTFAEGDWNHGSDEVRNPSMHMSREVAEKTVKEAIELRKANGGGHLTVSFFGGEPTLARGTILHVLRTFGDSHDGVTLSYDLTSNGSRIDDELLAALARHRVDTTVSIDYLVPETGEFRGGQQQRTSWEVIRKAILDMKAAGVPVSITSVLSQFTWDKWGTPLIDFVAEAGLDSLDVIVSFQAKEFFQKHSPHDVARRLLAAVDYGRARGVQLSGYWYQTFQMIIDEAKWAEQADYKTCPAVGRQLSIEPNGSVFACKATARKLGTIDDWRGIFSSPAYQDYGMRAYTNGPGCQGCELQGTCSGGSAGALEEENGSIQVMSPGYCSYMREVVQGLLERHHAQSLATLS from the coding sequence ATGCAGAATTCGATGTACCAGTCCTCGCGCTACGTCCGCACCCTGCGTGCCGCGGGCAACCGGGATTTCACGTCGTTCGGAGGCCGGCTCGATTCCTATGAGGGCGACGAGCGGACCATGGCTTTTCACGCACTCTTCGGAAATGCTCGGCTGATCGACCGGGACATCGTCGAACTCCTCAAGGAGGCCTCCCAGGGCACCAGCTGGGACCGACTGCGCGAGCGGGCCGACGACGACGCACTGCGTGACCTCGTCGAGGCCCGGTTCCTCGTCGAGGCGGGGCACGACGAGGCCGCGGAGATCGACGGCCTGCTGGAGAGCCGGCGGAGCGCCCTCGGAAGCGGGGTGTTCCACTCCTCCATCCAGCTCGTGCTCACCAACGCCTGCAACTTCTCCTGTCAGGGCTGTTTCGCGTACAACTTCGACGGCGGCGTCGAGGAGCGCAACACCTCCGGCGAGTCGGTGAAACCCGGCCCGGTCCTGGTCGAACTGCGCCGCACGCGTGAGGTCACGGGCCCCACCCGCCAGGACTCGGGCCCCACGTTCGCCGAGGGCGACTGGAACCACGGCTCGGACGAGGTCCGCAACCCCTCGATGCACATGTCGCGCGAGGTGGCCGAGAAGACCGTCAAGGAGGCCATCGAGCTGCGCAAGGCCAACGGTGGCGGCCATCTGACGGTGTCGTTCTTCGGCGGCGAGCCCACCCTGGCGCGGGGCACCATCCTGCACGTGCTGCGCACCTTCGGCGACAGCCACGACGGGGTCACCCTCTCCTACGACCTGACCAGCAACGGCTCCCGCATCGACGACGAGCTGCTGGCGGCGCTCGCCAGGCACCGCGTCGACACCACCGTCTCCATCGACTACCTGGTCCCGGAGACCGGTGAGTTCCGCGGCGGGCAGCAGCAGCGCACTTCGTGGGAGGTGATCCGCAAGGCGATCCTCGACATGAAGGCCGCGGGCGTCCCGGTCAGCATCACCTCGGTGCTCTCCCAGTTCACCTGGGACAAGTGGGGCACCCCGCTCATCGACTTCGTCGCCGAGGCCGGTCTGGACAGCCTGGACGTCATCGTGTCCTTCCAGGCCAAGGAGTTCTTCCAGAAGCACAGCCCGCACGACGTGGCGCGGCGGCTGCTGGCCGCCGTCGACTACGGGCGTGCGCGCGGCGTGCAGCTCAGCGGCTACTGGTACCAGACCTTCCAGATGATCATCGACGAGGCCAAGTGGGCCGAGCAGGCCGACTACAAGACCTGCCCGGCGGTGGGCCGCCAGCTCTCCATCGAGCCCAACGGCAGCGTCTTCGCCTGCAAGGCCACCGCCCGCAAGCTGGGCACCATCGACGACTGGCGCGGCATCTTCTCCTCTCCCGCCTACCAGGACTACGGCATGCGGGCCTACACCAACGGCCCCGGCTGCCAGGGCTGCGAGCTCCAGGGCACCTGCTCGGGCGGCTCCGCCGGAGCGCTGGAGGAGGAGAACGGCTCGATCCAGGTGATGTCGCCCGGCTACTGCTCCTACATGCGCGAGGTGGTGCAGGGCCTCCTGGAGCGCCATCACGCCCAGAGTCTTGCCACGCTGTCCTGA
- a CDS encoding carbamoyltransferase C-terminal domain-containing protein, whose translation MAIIGMHFGHDAGAALTEAGGYRVIEAERRLGLRHVCGGNGGFPRAAAAWLAELRERAAGPVTGIAVADWYTPVCQVLPPALVELVNEDARWTATGGTGLADAVTRVIKPVDWPLAKGFGGLTLTAVRHHYAHAALAYYTSGARKALVLALDGTGNYAECGMVCLGDGDQLTPVMSFTNRTGPRLGLVYEALARRVHGSQFDTGKLLGLSATGETDDALLPVLRAMLVPQSTRRASPDLYERLDEDRLTGTALRYADTWWEYDPHSGGYLDAGLADSSDDDVVHSFGSVFPDEIRTADGRSTPVGTSPGARICRDLAATLQTAVERDLTSLVTGISRRFPSYATLCYAGGCALNITANSRLAECAQFTRVSIPTCCDDSGIALGAALAVADPADRPALLGRSGWAPLAYAGPPLEGLEAVDDDGDDGDDASTADGLRRRLGGLGLSLRRPADDEEFVQAVADLLAERRCVAWLEGGLETGPRALGHRSLLVSAHWSGARRYVSQTIKNREWFRPVAPICPEELADQFFTGPLDHTETMLFAVRVRPDRAQRLAEARHIDGTARLQTVRPDAQPLLHRLCHAVAARTELPVLINTSANGGGRPLLNHLDEALELLTGTELDAVVLPERRLIVE comes from the coding sequence ATGGCAATCATTGGGATGCACTTCGGCCACGACGCGGGGGCCGCGCTCACCGAGGCGGGCGGCTACCGCGTCATCGAGGCCGAGCGCCGCCTGGGGCTGCGCCATGTGTGCGGCGGCAACGGCGGCTTCCCGCGGGCCGCCGCCGCATGGCTGGCGGAGCTACGGGAGCGGGCGGCGGGCCCGGTGACCGGGATCGCGGTGGCCGACTGGTACACGCCGGTGTGCCAGGTACTGCCCCCGGCCCTGGTGGAACTCGTCAACGAGGACGCCCGCTGGACGGCCACCGGCGGCACGGGTCTCGCCGATGCGGTGACCCGCGTGATCAAACCCGTGGACTGGCCGCTGGCCAAGGGGTTCGGCGGCCTCACCCTGACCGCGGTACGCCACCACTACGCGCACGCCGCCCTCGCGTACTACACCTCCGGGGCCCGCAAGGCCCTGGTGCTGGCGCTGGACGGGACGGGCAACTACGCCGAGTGCGGCATGGTCTGTCTCGGCGACGGCGACCAGCTCACCCCGGTGATGTCCTTCACCAACCGCACCGGCCCGCGCCTCGGCCTGGTCTACGAGGCGCTTGCCCGGCGTGTCCACGGCAGCCAGTTCGACACCGGCAAGCTGCTCGGGCTGTCGGCCACCGGGGAGACCGATGACGCCCTGTTGCCGGTGCTGCGCGCCATGCTCGTCCCGCAGTCCACCCGGCGCGCCTCGCCGGACCTGTACGAGCGGCTCGACGAGGACCGGCTGACCGGCACCGCGCTGCGCTACGCCGACACCTGGTGGGAGTACGACCCGCACAGCGGCGGATATCTGGACGCGGGCCTGGCCGACTCCTCGGACGACGACGTCGTGCACTCCTTCGGCTCGGTCTTCCCCGACGAGATCCGCACCGCGGACGGACGCAGCACCCCCGTCGGGACCTCCCCCGGCGCGCGCATCTGCAGGGACCTGGCGGCCACCTTGCAGACCGCCGTGGAGCGGGACCTGACGTCGCTGGTCACCGGCATCAGCCGGCGTTTCCCCAGCTACGCGACGCTCTGCTACGCGGGCGGCTGCGCGCTCAACATCACCGCCAACAGCCGCCTCGCCGAATGCGCCCAGTTCACCCGGGTGTCCATCCCGACCTGCTGCGACGACTCGGGGATCGCGCTGGGCGCGGCGCTGGCCGTCGCCGACCCGGCCGATCGCCCGGCCCTGCTGGGCCGCTCGGGATGGGCGCCGCTGGCCTACGCCGGACCGCCGCTGGAGGGCCTGGAGGCGGTGGACGACGACGGTGACGACGGCGACGACGCTTCCACGGCCGACGGCCTGCGACGGCGGCTGGGGGGCCTCGGGCTGTCCCTGCGCCGCCCGGCCGACGACGAGGAGTTCGTCCAGGCCGTCGCCGACCTGCTGGCCGAGAGGCGGTGCGTGGCCTGGCTGGAGGGCGGCCTGGAAACCGGACCGCGGGCGCTGGGCCACCGCTCGCTGCTGGTCTCGGCCCACTGGAGCGGCGCCCGCCGCTACGTCTCCCAGACGATCAAGAACCGGGAGTGGTTCCGGCCGGTCGCGCCGATCTGCCCCGAGGAGCTGGCCGACCAGTTCTTCACCGGGCCCCTGGACCACACCGAGACCATGCTGTTCGCGGTGCGGGTGCGGCCCGACCGGGCCCAACGGCTCGCCGAGGCACGGCACATCGACGGTACGGCGCGCCTGCAGACCGTACGGCCCGACGCGCAGCCGCTGCTGCACCGGCTGTGCCACGCGGTCGCCGCCCGCACGGAGTTGCCCGTGCTCATCAACACCAGCGCCAACGGCGGCGGCCGCCCCCTCCTCAACCACCTCGACGAGGCACTGGAGTTGCTCACCGGGACCGAGCTGGACGCCGTGGTGCTGCCCGAACGCCGCCTGATCGTCGAGTGA
- a CDS encoding phytanoyl-CoA dioxygenase family protein, with translation MAAIPLRDIHKTEPLRVLSPADWEQWITQGYVIIRQAVAPETVTALTEGLYSFLDMHPEDPSTWGSPHTGNDRLPGHSGLVEMYNHQAQWDVRQTPRVHGAFADIWDRADLWVTIDFANVNPPNRGPRAFDGFIHWDVDTSAEPLQVSCQAVLSLTHGDEEIGGFQCVPEIFTDWEKWVSGRPADRDPFTPDITGYRITTPSVAPGDLIIFNSLLPHGVHPNVSEARVRMAQYLTMAPAWEENAGLREARVRFWRDRIPPHPPQGGVRKDEAALYGPATLTPLGERLLGLRAWSEGSIVG, from the coding sequence GTGGCCGCCATTCCACTGCGAGACATCCACAAGACGGAACCACTGCGCGTCCTGTCCCCCGCGGACTGGGAACAGTGGATCACCCAAGGCTATGTGATCATCCGTCAGGCGGTCGCGCCGGAGACGGTCACCGCCCTCACCGAGGGTCTGTACTCCTTCCTCGACATGCACCCCGAGGACCCCTCGACCTGGGGCTCGCCGCACACCGGCAACGACCGGCTGCCGGGCCACAGCGGCCTGGTCGAGATGTACAACCACCAGGCCCAGTGGGACGTCCGGCAGACCCCGCGGGTCCACGGGGCCTTCGCCGACATCTGGGACCGCGCCGACCTGTGGGTCACCATTGACTTCGCCAACGTCAACCCGCCCAACCGGGGACCGCGCGCCTTCGACGGGTTCATCCACTGGGACGTGGACACCTCCGCCGAGCCGTTGCAGGTCAGCTGCCAGGCGGTGCTCTCGCTGACCCACGGCGACGAGGAGATCGGCGGCTTCCAGTGCGTGCCGGAGATCTTCACCGACTGGGAGAAGTGGGTGAGCGGCCGGCCCGCCGACCGCGACCCGTTCACGCCGGACATCACCGGCTACCGGATCACCACGCCGAGCGTCGCGCCCGGCGACCTGATCATCTTCAACAGCCTGCTGCCGCACGGGGTGCACCCCAACGTCTCCGAGGCCCGGGTGCGCATGGCCCAGTACCTGACCATGGCGCCCGCCTGGGAGGAGAACGCCGGCCTCCGCGAGGCCCGGGTGCGGTTCTGGCGGGACCGGATCCCGCCGCATCCGCCGCAGGGCGGGGTGCGCAAGGACGAGGCCGCACTGTACGGGCCGGCGACGCTGACCCCACTGGGCGAGCGATTGCTGGGCCTGCGTGCATGGTCCGAGGGGAGCATTGTTGGCTAG
- a CDS encoding MFS transporter, with product MASTAPSGARPAVRADLGRPFRWLWASTAASNAGDGITRTLLPLLVVAHHPDPAVVAGLTTVNMLPWLLFALPAGVLVDRVDRRRIVLGSNLVRGAALLGAALLLAGNRPLGLLYALAFLLGIAETLADTAAPAMLPRLVDERHLERANGRLMAAQIVLNETAGPPVAGLLVGLTAAAALATGGVLYALAALLLLGLAPLARTTTREAAPGRARSGVLRDIRAGLGFVLGHRTLRRTLAASALYGLVFSATFSMLVLLSEGTLGLSATGYGLLLAVGSLGAVAGSWLAPRAADRLPTVRLARWSLVASGAAYAALGLGRHPVLAALALAANGVFMMGWNIPVMSLRQRLTPEDLQGRVMSVSRLCAWGTMPVGATLGGLLAEALSVPAVFVVCGTVLAVGALVLLAPLREDPAAPGDALPAPCAPPLSSGAPPSDPPAHSDLLDKG from the coding sequence TTGGCTAGCACCGCCCCCTCCGGGGCCCGCCCGGCCGTCCGGGCGGACCTGGGCCGCCCGTTCCGCTGGCTGTGGGCCTCGACGGCCGCCTCCAACGCGGGCGACGGCATCACCCGCACGCTGCTGCCGCTGCTGGTGGTCGCGCACCACCCCGACCCGGCGGTGGTCGCCGGGCTGACCACCGTCAACATGCTGCCCTGGCTGCTGTTCGCGCTCCCCGCGGGCGTCCTCGTGGACCGGGTGGACCGGCGCCGGATCGTGCTGGGCAGCAACCTGGTGCGCGGGGCGGCGCTGCTCGGCGCGGCCCTGCTGCTCGCCGGCAACCGTCCGCTGGGCCTGCTGTACGCGCTGGCGTTCCTGCTGGGCATCGCCGAGACCCTTGCCGACACCGCGGCGCCCGCGATGCTGCCGCGCCTGGTCGACGAGCGGCACCTGGAGCGCGCCAACGGGCGGCTGATGGCAGCGCAGATCGTGCTCAACGAGACGGCCGGACCGCCCGTGGCGGGCCTGCTGGTGGGCCTGACCGCCGCCGCGGCGCTGGCCACCGGCGGGGTGCTGTACGCACTGGCCGCGCTGCTGCTCCTCGGACTCGCCCCGCTCGCCCGCACCACCACCCGCGAGGCGGCACCGGGCCGGGCGCGCAGCGGGGTGCTCCGCGACATCCGGGCCGGGCTCGGCTTCGTCCTCGGCCATCGCACCCTGCGGCGCACACTGGCCGCGAGCGCCCTCTACGGCCTGGTGTTCTCGGCGACGTTCTCGATGCTGGTGCTGCTGAGCGAGGGCACGCTGGGGCTGAGCGCGACCGGGTACGGACTGCTGCTCGCCGTCGGTTCGCTGGGCGCCGTCGCCGGCAGCTGGCTGGCGCCCCGGGCCGCCGACCGGCTGCCCACCGTACGGCTGGCCCGCTGGTCCCTGGTGGCGTCCGGGGCCGCGTACGCCGCGCTGGGCCTGGGCCGCCATCCGGTCCTGGCCGCGCTGGCACTCGCCGCCAACGGCGTCTTCATGATGGGCTGGAACATCCCGGTGATGTCGCTGCGCCAGCGGCTCACGCCGGAGGATCTCCAGGGCCGGGTGATGAGCGTGTCCCGGCTGTGCGCGTGGGGCACCATGCCGGTCGGCGCGACGCTCGGCGGACTGCTCGCCGAAGCCCTGTCCGTGCCCGCGGTGTTCGTGGTGTGCGGGACCGTCCTGGCCGTGGGCGCGCTGGTGCTGCTCGCACCCCTGCGCGAGGACCCCGCCGCGCCCGGCGACGCACTCCCGGCGCCCTGCGCACCACCGCTGTCCTCCGGTGCGCCGCCCTCCGACCCGCCTGCGCACAGTGACCTTCTCGACAAGGGGTGA